A stretch of the Tardiphaga sp. 709 genome encodes the following:
- a CDS encoding FMN-binding negative transcriptional regulator has product MYVPPHFDEQRKDVLHDLIDKNALGILITNGRSGLDANHIPFHLARNEGSLGVLHSHVARANPVWQDIADGDEVLVVFRAADAYISPNWYPSKHEFHKQVPTWNYMVAHAYARATIRDDERYLRSVVARLTRTHEAGEPTPWKMTDSSKEFIDMMMKAIVGIEFEITRLVGKSKLSQNREQRDIETAGQTLSERGECVVSDAMKIIAAAKTPA; this is encoded by the coding sequence ATGTACGTACCCCCGCATTTCGATGAGCAGCGGAAAGATGTGCTCCACGACCTGATAGACAAGAACGCCCTCGGCATCCTCATCACCAATGGCCGCAGCGGTCTCGATGCGAACCACATCCCGTTTCATCTTGCTCGAAACGAAGGCTCGCTGGGCGTTTTGCATTCACATGTCGCCCGGGCAAACCCGGTGTGGCAGGACATTGCCGACGGAGACGAAGTACTCGTCGTTTTCCGAGCGGCTGATGCCTACATCTCGCCAAATTGGTATCCGAGCAAACACGAATTTCATAAGCAGGTGCCGACCTGGAACTACATGGTCGCTCACGCATACGCGCGCGCGACCATCCGGGATGACGAACGCTATCTGCGTAGCGTAGTCGCGCGGTTGACACGCACCCATGAAGCCGGTGAACCGACGCCGTGGAAGATGACCGACAGTTCGAAGGAATTCATCGACATGATGATGAAGGCGATCGTGGGTATCGAATTCGAGATCACGCGGTTGGTCGGAAAGTCGAAGCTGAGCCAAAACCGCGAACAACGCGACATCGAGACAGCCGGTCAAACGCTGAGCGAACGGGGTGAATGCGTCGTTTCCGATGCGATGAAGATCATCGCAGCCGCCAAGACTCCTGCCTGA
- a CDS encoding thiamine pyrophosphate-dependent enzyme: MTYRVAELIADSLAAHGVDRAFCVPGESFLPLLDALHDRNDIDLVTCRHEGSAGLAAVADAKLTGRAGVVMASRGPGAFNAALGLHVAAQEAIPLIMLVGQVDRPNLDRDAVQEVDCGRSFAGLLKWSVRLNSADLVPEMMARAFAAALAGTPGPVAVELPEDLLAETAEGLVARTNELALPEPGIDAIKRAAGLLAASEKPIVLVGGECRTASFREDLITFSEKWDVPVVTLNKMQDQFPNDHRLWAGQFGFFTSPSHAKLLERADLIVAIGTRLGDLSSLGFAFPRQSEPRQPLIHVYPDTDAIGKRFRTDVAVVSGSHAFVSAMLAAPAASPDRKQWLQETAAVRAATHGWPRIGVPSEDVLGHAVAAIASHFKADGIVTTDSGNFAGWVHRIFSLAPASRLLGSACGAMGSGVPAGLAASLRYPDRQVIAFCGDGGFLMTGNELATAVDRRANLMIVVSNNCSYGTIRSHQERTFPNRPYGTDLSNPDFAALARSFGASGFVIEDAESAPGIVGEAMSVRGPVVVEVRSDVRQTLDKSLVATR; this comes from the coding sequence ATGACGTACCGTGTGGCGGAACTGATCGCCGATAGCCTGGCTGCGCATGGCGTGGATCGCGCGTTCTGCGTACCGGGGGAAAGCTTCTTGCCGCTCCTTGACGCGCTTCATGACCGGAACGATATCGATCTGGTGACCTGCCGCCACGAAGGCAGTGCAGGTCTTGCCGCAGTTGCCGACGCCAAGCTTACGGGGCGTGCGGGCGTCGTGATGGCGAGCCGCGGCCCCGGTGCTTTCAACGCCGCGCTCGGTCTCCATGTGGCAGCTCAGGAGGCGATCCCCCTTATCATGCTGGTCGGTCAGGTAGACCGCCCCAATCTTGACAGGGACGCCGTGCAGGAGGTCGATTGCGGCCGCTCCTTCGCAGGGCTGCTGAAATGGTCGGTACGCCTGAATTCGGCAGACCTCGTTCCGGAAATGATGGCTCGCGCATTCGCGGCGGCGCTTGCAGGGACACCCGGTCCCGTCGCGGTCGAACTGCCTGAGGATCTCCTCGCTGAAACGGCTGAAGGCCTTGTTGCCAGAACCAATGAGCTTGCGCTCCCAGAACCAGGCATTGACGCCATCAAACGCGCCGCTGGGCTGTTGGCCGCGTCTGAGAAGCCGATCGTATTGGTCGGCGGCGAATGCCGGACGGCTTCTTTCAGGGAAGACCTGATCACCTTCTCAGAAAAATGGGACGTTCCAGTCGTCACCCTGAACAAGATGCAGGACCAGTTCCCAAACGATCATCGTCTTTGGGCTGGCCAATTCGGCTTCTTCACGTCGCCGTCACATGCGAAGCTTCTTGAGCGCGCTGACCTGATCGTCGCAATCGGGACGCGCCTCGGCGATCTATCTTCGCTCGGCTTCGCGTTTCCGCGGCAGTCCGAGCCGCGTCAGCCTTTGATCCATGTCTATCCGGATACTGATGCTATCGGTAAGCGATTCCGGACCGATGTCGCAGTCGTCTCCGGATCGCACGCATTCGTTTCGGCCATGCTCGCGGCACCGGCAGCTTCACCAGACCGGAAGCAGTGGTTACAAGAGACGGCGGCGGTGCGGGCGGCAACACACGGCTGGCCGCGGATCGGCGTTCCGTCGGAGGACGTCCTCGGACACGCAGTCGCCGCCATAGCCTCGCATTTCAAAGCGGATGGCATCGTCACGACTGATTCCGGAAACTTTGCGGGATGGGTTCATCGCATCTTCAGCCTCGCGCCCGCTTCGCGGCTGTTGGGGTCGGCCTGCGGAGCGATGGGAAGCGGCGTCCCAGCCGGACTTGCCGCGAGCCTTCGCTACCCAGATCGCCAAGTAATTGCGTTCTGTGGCGACGGCGGCTTTCTGATGACCGGTAACGAATTGGCGACGGCCGTCGATCGACGGGCGAACCTCATGATCGTCGTGTCGAACAATTGCTCGTACGGAACGATCCGTTCGCATCAGGAGCGCACGTTTCCCAACCGTCCATATGGCACCGATCTCTCCAATCCCGACTTCGCGGCCCTGGCGCGTTCCTTCGGCGCCTCGGGATTTGTGATTGAAGATGCGGAGAGCGCTCCTGGCATTGTGGGCGAGGCGATGTCAGTCCGCGGACCCGTGGTCGTCGAGGTGCGCTCCGATGTGCGCCAGACCCTCGATAAATCGCTCGTCGCAACACGCTGA
- a CDS encoding 3-oxoacid CoA-transferase subunit B, producing MTPLSRDALARMVALHLPSEGFVNLGIGAPTHVADFLPAESGVILHSENGILNVGPKPAVGQEDWDLINAGKMPISLRTGGSYFDSSLSFAMMRGGHLDVAVLGAFQVSKDGDLANWSTGDNGSPPGIGGAIDLAVGAKSIWVMMDHTTKEGQPRIVERCVYPLTARNVVTRIFTNLAIIDIVENGLAVRALLEGLSIEALQEVTDSPIHAPGAPQIIKQDGSVV from the coding sequence ATGACCCCGCTTTCGCGCGACGCGCTCGCACGTATGGTCGCATTGCATCTCCCCTCAGAGGGATTCGTTAATCTCGGCATCGGCGCTCCCACGCATGTGGCGGATTTCCTGCCGGCCGAATCCGGCGTGATCCTCCACAGCGAGAACGGCATTCTCAATGTTGGTCCGAAGCCTGCTGTGGGTCAGGAAGACTGGGATCTCATCAATGCCGGGAAGATGCCGATCTCGCTCCGCACAGGCGGCTCTTATTTCGACTCGAGTCTGTCATTCGCAATGATGCGCGGCGGCCATCTCGATGTCGCTGTCCTTGGAGCGTTCCAGGTCTCGAAGGACGGCGATCTGGCGAACTGGTCGACTGGGGATAATGGATCACCGCCCGGCATCGGAGGAGCAATCGATCTCGCGGTCGGAGCCAAATCCATCTGGGTGATGATGGACCACACGACGAAAGAGGGGCAGCCCCGCATCGTCGAACGTTGCGTGTATCCGCTCACGGCGCGCAACGTCGTGACCCGCATCTTCACCAATCTGGCGATCATCGACATCGTAGAAAATGGTCTCGCGGTTCGGGCGTTGCTTGAGGGCCTCTCGATCGAGGCGCTGCAGGAAGTTACGGACTCGCCGATCCACGCCCCTGGTGCACCGCAGATCATCAAGCAGGACGGGAGCGTCGTATGA
- a CDS encoding rubredoxin has protein sequence MVDLDQSSLPYKTWLCVLCGLIYSEEDGWPADGIAPGTRWSDVPDDWVCPDCGAGKSDFEMVEL, from the coding sequence ATGGTGGACCTCGACCAATCGTCATTGCCGTACAAAACGTGGCTCTGCGTGCTGTGCGGCCTCATCTACAGCGAAGAAGACGGATGGCCAGCCGACGGGATCGCTCCTGGAACGCGGTGGTCTGACGTTCCGGACGATTGGGTCTGCCCGGACTGCGGCGCAGGCAAGAGCGATTTCGAGATGGTCGAGCTTTGA
- a CDS encoding tripartite tricarboxylate transporter substrate binding protein, which produces MQVFRKSTQLAAVFCLGLLSAPASAADAYPSKTIKLIVGFPPGGPTDIMGRVIGRLLSKELATNVIVENNGGAGGMIAASNVSRAAPDGYTLLVAVESSNTRAAALYQSVRYDQQKGFTYIRKVAKQRNLLVVNPKLPVSNFAEFLAYLKAHPGQVNFGGTFGATSHIGGTLFDMTYDTKMSFINYSGGNQPITDTISGVVEAGFFTEATIAEHVKAGSLKAIAVTANERSPAFPDLPTVEQAGGKPLDVSPWFGVAGPANMPSEVVGKIGAALDKGASDPEFLAHLVTLGATPIQGSTAESFTADVGREEAFWNKWAKDVGAPLQK; this is translated from the coding sequence ATGCAGGTGTTCAGAAAATCGACCCAACTAGCGGCCGTGTTCTGCCTCGGCCTTTTGTCCGCTCCAGCGAGTGCTGCCGACGCCTATCCGTCGAAGACGATCAAGCTGATCGTCGGGTTTCCGCCGGGCGGCCCCACGGACATCATGGGGCGCGTCATCGGGCGTCTCCTTTCAAAGGAATTGGCGACGAATGTTATCGTAGAGAACAACGGGGGTGCGGGAGGTATGATCGCCGCTTCCAACGTCTCCCGCGCTGCGCCAGATGGTTACACTCTGCTTGTTGCGGTCGAGTCCTCGAACACCCGCGCTGCCGCGCTTTATCAAAGTGTGCGCTACGATCAGCAGAAAGGCTTCACCTACATCCGCAAAGTCGCGAAACAGCGAAATTTACTAGTGGTGAATCCAAAGCTTCCGGTTTCAAATTTTGCCGAGTTTCTCGCATATCTCAAAGCACACCCTGGGCAGGTGAACTTCGGCGGAACGTTCGGTGCCACGTCGCATATCGGCGGAACGCTTTTCGACATGACCTACGATACGAAGATGTCGTTCATCAACTATTCGGGCGGCAACCAACCGATCACAGACACCATATCGGGCGTGGTCGAGGCGGGCTTCTTCACGGAGGCAACCATCGCAGAGCACGTCAAGGCCGGTTCGCTCAAGGCGATCGCGGTGACGGCGAACGAGCGGTCGCCGGCGTTCCCCGATCTTCCGACTGTCGAGCAGGCCGGAGGCAAGCCGCTGGACGTCTCACCATGGTTTGGTGTCGCTGGCCCAGCGAACATGCCTTCGGAAGTCGTGGGGAAGATTGGCGCGGCTCTCGACAAGGGAGCAAGCGATCCAGAATTTCTCGCCCACTTGGTCACGCTCGGCGCCACGCCGATTCAGGGGTCGACGGCGGAAAGCTTCACCGCCGACGTCGGACGCGAAGAAGCGTTCTGGAATAAGTGGGCTAAGGACGTCGGAGCACCTCTTCAGAAATAG
- a CDS encoding adenylate kinase — translation MRLVLLGPPGAGKGTQASKLSQLLTIPQLSTGDMLRAAVSEGTAIGQQAAEIMQRGELVPDQLVVGLIAERIGRSDAARGFILDGFPRTVAQAESLDEVLENQELDWVLELKVDEQYLLNRILGRAMQARESGAVVRADDNEGALSVRLTAYTDQTKPLTDYYAARGLLKTIDASQTVDRVTAALVGAIG, via the coding sequence ATGAGACTCGTGCTTCTAGGTCCGCCCGGAGCCGGGAAGGGAACGCAGGCATCCAAGCTGTCGCAGCTTCTTACCATCCCGCAACTGTCGACCGGCGATATGCTCCGCGCGGCAGTCTCGGAAGGCACGGCGATCGGGCAACAGGCAGCCGAGATTATGCAACGTGGCGAGCTGGTGCCGGACCAGCTGGTGGTCGGGCTCATTGCCGAACGTATAGGACGGTCAGATGCAGCGCGAGGCTTCATCTTGGACGGATTTCCCCGGACTGTTGCTCAGGCCGAGAGCCTTGACGAAGTCCTTGAAAACCAAGAACTGGATTGGGTGCTTGAGCTCAAGGTCGACGAGCAGTATTTGCTGAACCGAATCCTCGGGCGTGCCATGCAGGCCCGCGAAAGTGGTGCGGTCGTGCGAGCGGACGACAACGAGGGAGCACTCAGCGTGCGCCTAACCGCCTATACCGACCAGACAAAGCCACTCACCGATTATTATGCTGCCCGGGGCCTGCTCAAAACGATTGACGCTTCACAAACCGTGGATCGGGTCACGGCAGCACTCGTCGGAGCGATTGGATAA
- a CDS encoding MOSC domain-containing protein — MDAQAIEKKPVVTSWQGVVRFLHKTPRAFLPMRTFPEIELIASRGIDGDRYLIGQETGFYSHKPEEGRQITLFEMETLEALKRDHGIDMLPEEHRRNVTVEGIPLNHLVGRRFRLGETIVEATRLSTPCRHIEEILGKPVFDPMINRSGLNCKIIVGGTLRVGDTVRPI, encoded by the coding sequence ATGGACGCCCAAGCAATCGAAAAGAAACCGGTCGTTACATCCTGGCAGGGTGTCGTACGCTTTCTGCACAAGACACCACGGGCGTTCCTGCCCATGCGCACATTCCCCGAGATCGAGCTCATCGCAAGCCGCGGGATCGATGGGGATCGATACCTGATCGGGCAGGAGACGGGGTTCTACTCTCACAAGCCGGAGGAAGGTCGCCAGATTACCCTGTTCGAGATGGAGACCCTTGAGGCTCTCAAGCGAGACCATGGGATCGACATGCTCCCTGAGGAGCATCGTCGCAACGTCACCGTCGAAGGCATTCCGCTCAATCATCTGGTCGGCCGACGCTTTCGGCTCGGTGAGACGATCGTCGAAGCGACCCGCCTTTCGACGCCATGTCGGCACATCGAAGAAATTCTCGGCAAACCGGTGTTCGATCCGATGATCAACCGTTCCGGTCTAAACTGCAAAATCATCGTTGGCGGTACGCTTCGCGTCGGCGATACCGTAAGGCCGATATAA
- a CDS encoding XRE family transcriptional regulator produces MTLNLKFLRVQSGMTLEQLATDTGLTRSYLSKLERGLSSPSIGSAIKIAEALGTTLDQFYGQPDDNDPVTIVRARNGKAGVTDNYLSLVAGLSDERTMRAFIVRPTKTAKHGRIMSHHEGEEILFVLTGKIELVIGKRKEVLSPGDCVQFDSTIPHKLTQMTAEAASALVVIANKTVP; encoded by the coding sequence ATGACATTGAATCTCAAATTTCTTCGCGTCCAGAGCGGAATGACGCTGGAGCAATTGGCGACGGACACCGGTTTGACTCGTAGCTACCTTTCGAAACTGGAGCGTGGCTTGTCATCGCCGTCGATCGGTTCAGCGATCAAGATCGCCGAGGCACTCGGGACGACCCTAGACCAGTTCTATGGACAGCCCGACGACAATGACCCGGTGACCATCGTGCGCGCCAGGAACGGCAAAGCCGGGGTCACGGATAACTATCTCTCGCTCGTCGCCGGACTGTCCGATGAGCGCACGATGCGCGCTTTCATCGTCCGGCCGACGAAAACCGCGAAACACGGCCGCATCATGAGCCACCATGAAGGAGAGGAAATCCTGTTCGTTCTCACGGGCAAGATCGAACTCGTCATTGGCAAGCGAAAAGAAGTCTTAAGCCCCGGCGACTGCGTGCAGTTCGATTCAACTATACCCCACAAACTCACGCAGATGACCGCCGAGGCGGCGTCGGCACTCGTCGTAATTGCGAATAAAACTGTTCCTTAA
- a CDS encoding MDR family oxidoreductase, which yields MFKAVLIEKDEQGYRADVVELPESRLPEGDVLVDVEFSTLNYKDGLAITGKGPILRSFPMVPGIDFAGTVSSSSDPAYSPGDRVVLNGWGVGEQHWGGLAQRAKVKGDWLIKLPTSVSARRAMIIGTAGYTAMLSVMALEKYGIRPGSGDVLVTGAGGGVGGIAIMLLHKLGFRIVASTGRPEEESYLKSLGAAEVVDRAQFSQPGKPLQKERWIAAIDSVGSHTLANVCAGIKSDGAVAACGMAQGLDFPASVAPFILRGVALFGINSVTRSKAERIKAWDRLASLLTDADLEPTTMEIGLNEVKDTAERLMTGQIRGRAVVNVNR from the coding sequence TTGTTCAAAGCTGTGCTGATCGAAAAGGACGAACAAGGATACCGCGCCGACGTTGTCGAACTTCCAGAAAGCCGTCTTCCCGAAGGAGACGTACTGGTCGATGTCGAGTTCAGCACGTTGAACTACAAGGACGGTCTGGCGATCACCGGTAAGGGTCCGATCCTCAGGTCTTTCCCCATGGTTCCCGGCATTGATTTCGCTGGCACGGTGTCGTCGAGCTCAGACCCGGCCTACTCTCCCGGCGACCGCGTGGTCCTCAACGGTTGGGGTGTCGGCGAACAACACTGGGGTGGACTGGCACAACGTGCGAAGGTCAAGGGCGATTGGCTGATCAAGTTGCCGACATCAGTGTCGGCCCGCCGCGCCATGATCATCGGTACGGCGGGTTACACGGCCATGCTGTCTGTCATGGCGCTCGAAAAATACGGCATTCGTCCCGGAAGCGGCGATGTTCTGGTGACCGGCGCTGGGGGCGGCGTCGGAGGCATCGCGATCATGCTACTTCACAAGCTCGGTTTCCGGATTGTGGCTTCGACCGGGCGGCCAGAAGAAGAGTCATACCTCAAGAGCCTTGGCGCCGCCGAAGTCGTGGATCGCGCGCAATTCTCTCAACCCGGCAAGCCGCTGCAAAAGGAGCGATGGATCGCAGCCATTGACTCTGTCGGCAGCCATACGCTCGCCAACGTGTGCGCCGGAATCAAGTCTGACGGCGCGGTGGCCGCGTGCGGTATGGCGCAAGGCCTGGATTTCCCGGCGAGCGTCGCCCCGTTCATTTTACGCGGTGTTGCGCTGTTCGGAATTAACAGCGTGACCCGCTCGAAGGCGGAGCGTATCAAAGCTTGGGATCGCCTCGCCTCGCTACTGACAGATGCAGATCTCGAACCGACGACAATGGAAATCGGACTTAACGAAGTCAAAGACACGGCAGAACGCCTTATGACCGGCCAAATCCGCGGACGCGCAGTCGTTAACGTCAATCGGTGA
- a CDS encoding acyl-CoA dehydrogenase family protein, producing MNAYHQYDSLLSAEELGYVAKAREFCTGSFSESLLAAHMAGEAFPERWIADWAAIGMLGLQAKRAHGGLGASYLCKIRVAQEMAHHGFAAAFCLNHHQGGATRLSQAGTTVQIEQLLAPALRGELLLTTAMTEPAGGSDVSALTTTATPVDGGWTLSGTKAWMTNGLLVGGLIVLARVGDAAGAENIASFYVPFGASESVKRTEVLVPGGRSFRLAEVAFDKHFVPDWCLIAPPGAALKASMTAVNGARVHVAAMSVATLYAALCEAVDYCENRKAFGKPLTGHQGLRWELAEVSIRLEAANALVFRAAEQIQIGENPVGLAAQAKKFAVDTAIWGIDQCVRIVGATGASAAHRLNMHLAEVRMAAYADGTSEMLLDRVGRGLSSAYPKSIS from the coding sequence ATGAACGCCTATCATCAGTATGACAGTCTCCTCTCCGCGGAAGAGCTTGGGTATGTAGCGAAGGCGCGAGAGTTCTGTACCGGTTCGTTCTCCGAAAGCCTGCTTGCCGCACACATGGCGGGTGAAGCCTTTCCGGAAAGATGGATCGCCGACTGGGCGGCGATCGGAATGCTCGGACTCCAGGCCAAGCGCGCCCATGGCGGGCTGGGAGCGTCCTATCTATGCAAAATCCGGGTCGCGCAGGAGATGGCGCACCACGGCTTCGCAGCGGCATTCTGCCTTAACCACCACCAAGGCGGGGCGACGCGCCTTTCCCAGGCCGGCACAACGGTCCAGATCGAACAACTGTTGGCTCCAGCACTGCGGGGCGAACTTCTCCTGACCACCGCGATGACCGAACCTGCAGGCGGCAGCGATGTCTCTGCGTTGACGACGACGGCCACCCCCGTCGATGGCGGATGGACGCTGAGTGGGACCAAGGCATGGATGACGAATGGCCTGCTCGTCGGCGGACTGATCGTCCTTGCCCGCGTTGGCGATGCCGCGGGCGCTGAAAATATCGCGAGCTTCTACGTGCCGTTCGGAGCCAGCGAGAGTGTCAAGCGTACGGAGGTACTGGTTCCGGGAGGACGCTCGTTCCGTCTTGCAGAAGTTGCGTTCGACAAGCACTTCGTCCCTGATTGGTGCTTGATCGCTCCACCGGGGGCGGCGTTGAAGGCGTCCATGACGGCGGTGAACGGTGCGCGCGTGCATGTGGCCGCTATGAGCGTAGCTACGCTCTACGCTGCTCTATGTGAAGCGGTGGACTACTGCGAAAATCGTAAAGCGTTCGGCAAACCGTTGACAGGGCATCAAGGCCTTCGCTGGGAGCTTGCGGAGGTGTCGATCCGCCTAGAGGCCGCCAACGCGCTTGTATTCCGGGCCGCCGAGCAGATTCAGATCGGCGAAAATCCCGTCGGTCTGGCCGCGCAGGCGAAGAAGTTCGCTGTCGATACCGCGATCTGGGGAATCGACCAGTGCGTGCGGATCGTCGGCGCGACAGGAGCAAGTGCGGCCCATCGTCTGAACATGCATCTCGCCGAGGTCCGGATGGCCGCTTATGCGGACGGCACCAGTGAGATGCTGCTCGACCGCGTGGGGCGAGGACTGTCGTCGGCGTATCCAAAATCAATCTCTTAA
- a CDS encoding TetR family transcriptional regulator C-terminal domain-containing protein, protein MTKSDDNPGTTIGADRRAAGYVPTKDVLLRCGMEVLTEQGFAATGLDALLRRATVPKGSFYHYFDSKADFGREVMKTYDAFFHRKLDRALGDERLAPSERMRAFVEDAKRGMAKYGYARGCLVGNLSQEVEALPDDYRSLLNEIVLGWQRKVARCLELARDAREISHDADCDVLAEFFGSAGKAQ, encoded by the coding sequence ATGACGAAGAGCGACGACAATCCGGGGACAACAATAGGTGCGGACCGGCGCGCGGCTGGCTACGTGCCGACAAAGGACGTTCTGCTTCGTTGCGGGATGGAAGTGCTGACAGAACAGGGGTTCGCAGCCACGGGTCTGGATGCGCTGCTACGCCGCGCGACCGTGCCGAAAGGCTCATTCTACCATTACTTCGACAGCAAGGCCGATTTCGGCCGAGAGGTCATGAAGACCTATGATGCCTTCTTCCATCGCAAACTTGATCGCGCTTTGGGCGATGAGCGACTGGCGCCGTCTGAGCGCATGCGTGCGTTCGTCGAGGATGCCAAACGAGGTATGGCCAAGTACGGCTATGCCCGCGGATGCCTCGTCGGAAACCTCAGTCAGGAAGTCGAAGCGTTGCCAGACGATTATCGGTCGCTGCTGAACGAAATCGTCCTTGGATGGCAGCGCAAAGTGGCGCGGTGTCTCGAGCTTGCGCGCGATGCCCGCGAGATTAGCCATGACGCCGACTGCGATGTCTTGGCTGAATTTTTTGGATCGGCTGGGAAGGCGCAGTGA
- a CDS encoding PDR/VanB family oxidoreductase has translation MAKAIKTVSTVVSKVEDLGNDTKRFTLVDQDDWELPPFRPGAHIDVHLEPGLVRTYSLCNEPDDDRRYVIAVKREREGRGGSAFLHDRVQVGQPISVSLPRGGLALDPEGTNVFVAGGIGVTPFISAIRHLDRRGQTNYVLHWTSRGQPVLPDMIAPAIKAGRVRLYDTTEQSKPIIAEIVGEFGGSGLAACCGPDPMLQAFEQAVATWPENRKHIEMFTPPKLVAKSDVPPYELYLSASRMQAVVTPDMGLLGTLESMGIDVPVSCGGGICGACRVRWTEGPPIHRDRVLSPTERQSELIVCVGDCAGPRLVLDL, from the coding sequence ATGGCGAAGGCGATCAAAACGGTATCTACCGTCGTTTCGAAGGTGGAGGATCTTGGCAACGACACCAAGCGCTTCACGCTGGTCGATCAGGACGATTGGGAGTTACCGCCATTCAGGCCCGGCGCCCATATCGACGTTCATCTGGAGCCGGGACTTGTCCGAACGTACTCGCTTTGCAACGAGCCGGACGACGATCGCCGCTACGTGATCGCCGTGAAGCGCGAGCGCGAAGGGCGCGGCGGATCCGCATTTCTGCATGATCGCGTGCAGGTCGGGCAACCGATATCCGTCTCGCTGCCGCGCGGGGGCCTTGCGCTCGATCCGGAAGGGACAAACGTGTTCGTGGCGGGCGGCATCGGTGTAACGCCGTTCATTTCCGCGATTCGTCATCTCGATCGCCGCGGCCAAACGAATTACGTGTTACATTGGACCAGTCGAGGTCAACCGGTTCTTCCGGATATGATCGCACCCGCGATCAAGGCTGGCCGCGTCCGACTTTACGATACGACTGAACAATCGAAGCCCATAATCGCCGAGATCGTTGGGGAGTTCGGCGGCTCTGGCTTGGCTGCCTGCTGCGGACCGGATCCCATGCTTCAGGCTTTCGAGCAAGCGGTCGCAACCTGGCCGGAGAACCGCAAGCATATCGAAATGTTCACGCCCCCGAAGCTCGTCGCCAAAAGCGACGTGCCTCCCTACGAACTTTACCTCTCGGCTAGCAGGATGCAGGCGGTCGTCACCCCAGACATGGGCCTTTTGGGAACGCTGGAATCGATGGGGATCGATGTCCCGGTGTCATGCGGTGGTGGCATCTGCGGCGCTTGCCGCGTGCGCTGGACAGAGGGGCCGCCAATCCATCGGGACCGTGTGCTTTCACCGACCGAACGGCAAAGCGAGCTCATCGTCTGCGTCGGAGACTGCGCGGGCCCGAGGCTCGTGTTGGATCTCTGA